In Pseudomonas alcaliphila JAB1, a single window of DNA contains:
- the lapD gene encoding cyclic di-GMP receptor LapD, whose protein sequence is MSLLKQLFLAICLFLVVAFTGSFIAGVESSREQLISQLRSHAQDAATALGLSMTPHVDDPAMIELMVSSIFDSGYFASIRVVRIADDSVIVERSTEIRPENVPGWFVDLVDLQPQGGDALIMRGWEQAARVEVLSHPQFALAKLWDSALGSLFWLLLCGLVSAVLGGWLLRTQLRPLDNMVQQAQAISRREFLTLPRVPRTPELKRVVLAMNQMVDKLKTLFAEEAARSEKLREEAYQDSLTGLANRRQFDIRLSNQLVINEQHPDGYLLLLRLNDLGGLNQRLGGQRTDALIAALGDQLKQLLALPGRSQWLASRNRGGEFSLLAPGLNGEDAERLASELSEALNSLKQTGASDCDPVAHIGIAAFRPGEQSAAVLSRADQALAQAQSNTDRCWERLDDFTAQTTQGLHDWRGWIDDALSQGKLQLYFQPVAECATGRLMQHKVLARLLDPAGEAITAGRFLPWIERLGWAARFDLAMLEHSLEHLAQHPHPLALSLSAATLRNDQDKARLLEALNSHKDVAHLMTLEIDERHLPPPAELEALSQAVREAGFNLGLQHFGGRFSLIGNLTHLGLAYLKIDGTYIRAIDQESDKRLFIEAIFRATNSIDLPLIAEMVETEEELAVLTELGIHGAMGRLIGAPAPWR, encoded by the coding sequence ATGTCCCTACTCAAGCAGCTGTTTCTCGCCATCTGCCTGTTTCTGGTGGTGGCCTTCACCGGCAGTTTCATCGCTGGGGTGGAGAGCTCGCGCGAACAGTTGATCAGCCAGCTGCGCTCGCACGCCCAGGACGCCGCCACTGCGCTGGGGCTGTCGATGACGCCGCATGTGGACGACCCGGCGATGATCGAGCTGATGGTCAGCTCGATCTTCGACAGCGGCTACTTCGCCAGCATCCGCGTGGTGCGCATCGCCGACGATAGCGTGATCGTCGAGCGCAGCACCGAGATCAGGCCCGAGAATGTACCCGGTTGGTTCGTCGACCTGGTCGATCTGCAGCCCCAGGGTGGAGATGCGCTGATCATGCGCGGCTGGGAGCAGGCCGCAAGGGTCGAGGTGCTCAGCCATCCGCAGTTCGCCCTGGCCAAACTGTGGGACAGCGCCCTCGGCAGCCTGTTCTGGCTGCTGCTGTGCGGCCTGGTCAGTGCCGTGCTCGGTGGCTGGCTGCTGCGTACCCAGCTGCGGCCGCTGGACAACATGGTGCAGCAGGCGCAAGCCATCAGCCGCCGCGAATTTCTCACCCTGCCCCGTGTGCCACGCACGCCAGAGCTCAAGCGGGTGGTGCTGGCAATGAACCAGATGGTCGACAAGCTCAAGACCCTGTTCGCCGAAGAGGCCGCGCGCAGCGAGAAACTGCGCGAGGAGGCCTATCAGGACAGCCTCACCGGCCTGGCCAACCGCCGCCAGTTCGACATACGCCTGAGCAATCAGTTGGTGATCAACGAGCAGCATCCGGATGGCTACCTGCTGCTGCTGCGCCTCAACGACCTGGGCGGTCTCAACCAGCGTCTCGGCGGCCAGCGTACCGACGCGCTGATCGCCGCGCTGGGCGATCAACTCAAACAACTGCTGGCGTTACCGGGGCGCAGCCAATGGCTGGCCTCACGCAACCGCGGCGGCGAGTTCTCGCTGCTTGCACCCGGCCTCAATGGCGAAGACGCAGAGCGCCTGGCCAGCGAGCTCAGCGAAGCCCTGAACAGCCTGAAGCAGACCGGTGCCAGTGACTGCGATCCCGTTGCCCATATTGGTATTGCCGCCTTTCGCCCCGGCGAACAGAGCGCGGCAGTGCTGAGTCGCGCCGATCAGGCACTGGCTCAGGCACAGAGCAACACCGACAGGTGCTGGGAACGCCTCGACGACTTCACCGCCCAGACCACTCAGGGCCTGCACGACTGGCGCGGCTGGATCGACGATGCGCTGAGCCAGGGCAAATTGCAGTTGTATTTCCAGCCTGTAGCCGAATGCGCGACGGGCAGGCTCATGCAGCACAAGGTCCTCGCGCGCCTGCTCGATCCAGCCGGCGAAGCCATCACGGCCGGGCGCTTCCTGCCCTGGATCGAGCGCCTGGGCTGGGCCGCGCGCTTCGATCTGGCGATGCTCGAACACAGCCTGGAGCACCTGGCGCAACATCCTCACCCGCTGGCGCTGAGCCTGTCTGCCGCGACCCTGCGCAATGATCAGGATAAAGCGCGCCTGCTCGAGGCGCTGAACAGTCATAAAGACGTAGCGCACCTGATGACGCTGGAAATCGACGAACGCCACCTGCCGCCACCCGCCGAGCTGGAAGCGCTGAGCCAGGCGGTTCGTGAGGCTGGTTTCAACCTGGGCCTGCAGCATTTTGGTGGGCGCTTCAGCCTGATTGGCAATCTCACCCACCTGGGCCTGGCCTACCTGAAGATCGATGGCACCTACATCCGCGCCATCGACCAGGAGAGCGACAAGCGGCTGTTCATCGAAGCGATCTTCCGCGCCACCAACAGCATCGACTTGCCGCTGATCGCCGAGATGGTGGAAACCGAAGAAGAACTCGCAGTGCTGACCGAACTGGGCATCCATGGCGCCATGGGCCGTCTGATCGGCGCACCGGCACCATGGCGGTGA
- the lapG gene encoding cysteine protease LapG: protein MRRLRVQGWRWRLLILWIGGGLLAALAVADWDFAVIVKNAENRYGNLGPARKRILDWEELLKSSTSLNEADKLNEVNRFFNRTIRFVDDIQLWRENDYWATPVEMLVKGAGDCEDYSIAKYFTLRRLGIPSEKLRITYVKALNYNQAHMVLTYYASPTAEPLVLDNLINDIRPASQRKDLLPVYAFNAEGLYLAGSNTRKSDTKKLSRWQDILKKMRAEGFAIGEG from the coding sequence ATGCGACGGCTGCGCGTTCAGGGATGGCGGTGGCGGCTGCTGATCCTGTGGATCGGCGGCGGGCTGCTGGCCGCGCTGGCAGTAGCCGATTGGGACTTCGCCGTGATCGTGAAGAATGCGGAAAACCGCTACGGCAACCTCGGCCCTGCACGCAAACGCATTCTCGACTGGGAGGAGTTGCTCAAGAGCAGCACCAGCCTGAACGAGGCGGACAAGCTCAACGAGGTCAATCGCTTCTTCAACCGCACCATCCGCTTCGTCGACGACATTCAGCTCTGGCGCGAGAACGACTACTGGGCCACCCCCGTGGAAATGCTGGTCAAGGGCGCCGGCGACTGCGAGGACTACTCCATCGCCAAGTACTTCACCCTGCGTCGTCTCGGCATCCCCAGCGAAAAGCTGCGCATCACTTACGTCAAGGCACTGAACTACAACCAGGCGCACATGGTGCTGACCTACTACGCCAGCCCTACCGCCGAGCCACTGGTGCTGGACAACCTGATCAACGACATCCGCCCTGCCTCGCAACGCAAGGACCTGCTGCCGGTGTACGCCTTCAATGCTGAAGGCCTCTATCTCGCAGGCTCCAACACACGCAAGAGCGACACCAAGAAGCTCTCTCGCTGGCAGGACATCCTGAAAAAAATGCGCGCGGAGGGCTTCGCCATCGGCGAAGGCTAG
- a CDS encoding YbaN family protein, which yields MPRDIQPSRHRSVRYLLLAIGWLSVALGVIGIFLPVLPTTPFLLLAAACFVRSSRRFYLWLVTHPRLGPWIRDYLEGQGIPLKGKVYALVLMWASISFSCYLVPMPWARVFMLSSAVLVSLYILKQKTLPNS from the coding sequence ATGCCGCGTGACATCCAGCCAAGCCGCCATCGCAGTGTCCGTTACCTGCTGCTAGCCATTGGCTGGTTGAGCGTGGCACTCGGGGTCATCGGCATCTTCCTGCCCGTACTGCCGACCACGCCATTCCTGCTCCTGGCGGCAGCCTGTTTCGTGCGCAGCTCACGGCGTTTCTACCTCTGGCTGGTCACCCACCCGCGCCTGGGGCCATGGATTCGCGACTACCTCGAAGGCCAGGGCATCCCGCTCAAGGGCAAGGTCTATGCCCTGGTGCTGATGTGGGCCAGCATCAGCTTCTCCTGCTATCTGGTGCCCATGCCCTGGGCGCGCGTGTTCATGCTCAGCAGTGCGGTGCTGGTCAGCCTGTATATCCTCAAGCAGAAGACCCTGCCCAATTCCTGA
- a CDS encoding YecA family protein, translating to MSFAEQLSRLQAFLDADELHEEALDYVAAHGYLTALAICPDQVPEREWIDALFAEPPHYRSDAEREEIESTLIHLKAHIARQLAGEEEPELPCDLDLGDEPDDSDLRGWCIGFMEGVFLREAVWFEDAEDEVSELLLPIMVGSGLFDEQTEFAEIARDRDLVDSMIDQIPELLTALFLLCQAPEEKPALLKPRH from the coding sequence ATGTCCTTCGCCGAGCAACTGTCCCGCCTGCAAGCCTTTCTCGATGCCGATGAGCTGCACGAAGAGGCGTTGGACTACGTGGCCGCCCATGGCTACCTGACCGCCCTGGCGATCTGCCCGGATCAGGTACCGGAGCGTGAGTGGATCGATGCACTGTTCGCCGAGCCGCCGCACTACCGCAGCGACGCCGAACGCGAAGAGATCGAAAGCACGCTGATCCATCTCAAGGCCCACATCGCTCGCCAGCTGGCCGGCGAGGAAGAGCCCGAGTTGCCGTGCGATCTGGATCTCGGTGACGAACCGGATGACTCCGACCTGCGCGGCTGGTGCATCGGCTTCATGGAAGGCGTGTTCCTGCGTGAAGCGGTGTGGTTCGAAGATGCCGAAGACGAAGTCAGCGAGTTGCTGCTGCCGATCATGGTCGGCTCCGGTCTGTTCGACGAACAGACCGAGTTCGCCGAGATCGCTCGCGACCGCGACCTGGTAGACAGCATGATCGACCAGATTCCCGAGCTGCTGACCGCCCTCTTCCTGCTGTGCCAGGCCCCGGAAGAAAAACCCGCACTGCTCAAGCCTCGCCACTGA
- the recQ gene encoding DNA helicase RecQ: MLDHAMRILKDVFGYDAFRGNQAAIIERVAGGGDALVLMPTGGGKSLCFQVPALMREGLAVVVSPLIALMDDQVATLDELGVAAVALNSTLSPDEQREIADRIRRGQIKMLYLAPERLVQPRMLSFLQGLDIALFAIDEAHCVSQWGHDFRPEYLQLGQLAELFPNVPRIALTATADKRTREEIVQRLHLDNAERFLSSFDRPNIFYRIQPKDQPRKQLLGFLAARKGDAGIVYCLSRKKVEEVADFLSSQGFPALPYHAGLPNELRAFNQKRFLNEEGLIMVATIAFGMGIDKPNVRFVCHMDLPKSLEAYYQETGRAGRDGLPADAWMAYGLQDVIFLKQMLNNSEGDERHKRIEQHKLDAMLALCEETRCRRQALLAYFDEELPNPCGHCDNCIDGVETWDATEPARQALSAVYRSGQRYGVGHLVDILLGRDNEKIRAAGHQHLAVFGVGKGFSEVEWRTLFRQLVARGLADVDLDGFGGLRLSETCRPLLRGEVSLQLRREPKPAQAAKASSSAASQLVRGHEREMWEALRSLRRKLAEEHSVPPYVIFPDATLLEMLRSQPSSLSDMAEVSGVGARKLERYGQAFLEVLNGSGADDTPAPVADLRHELVSLARAGMTPAQIAGQLNCSEKNVYSLLAEAIGQQQLTLEQALDLPEELLGEIQETFLDGEGELPAVSEVAPLFAGRVDEAVLYCVRAALQAEFEV, from the coding sequence ATGCTCGACCACGCCATGCGCATTCTCAAAGACGTTTTCGGCTACGACGCCTTTCGCGGCAACCAGGCCGCGATCATCGAGCGCGTGGCCGGCGGCGGCGATGCCCTGGTGTTGATGCCTACCGGCGGCGGCAAGTCGCTGTGCTTCCAGGTGCCGGCGCTGATGCGCGAGGGCCTGGCAGTGGTGGTGTCGCCGTTGATCGCGCTGATGGACGATCAGGTGGCCACCCTCGACGAGTTGGGTGTGGCAGCCGTGGCGCTGAATTCCACCTTGAGCCCTGACGAGCAGCGCGAGATTGCCGACCGTATCCGTCGCGGGCAGATCAAGATGCTCTATCTGGCGCCCGAGCGCCTGGTGCAGCCGCGCATGCTGAGCTTCCTGCAGGGCCTGGATATCGCCCTGTTCGCCATCGACGAAGCGCACTGCGTGTCGCAATGGGGCCATGATTTCCGGCCTGAGTACCTGCAGCTCGGTCAGCTTGCTGAGCTCTTTCCCAATGTGCCGCGCATCGCCCTGACCGCCACCGCGGACAAACGTACCCGTGAGGAAATCGTCCAGCGTCTGCACCTGGACAACGCCGAGCGCTTTCTGTCGAGCTTCGACCGGCCGAACATCTTCTACCGCATCCAGCCCAAGGATCAGCCGCGCAAGCAGCTGCTGGGTTTTCTCGCCGCGCGCAAGGGTGATGCCGGTATCGTCTACTGCCTGTCGCGCAAGAAGGTCGAGGAGGTTGCCGACTTTCTCAGCAGTCAGGGCTTCCCGGCTTTGCCCTATCACGCCGGCCTGCCCAACGAATTGCGTGCCTTCAATCAGAAGCGCTTTCTCAATGAGGAAGGCCTGATCATGGTGGCGACCATCGCCTTCGGCATGGGCATCGACAAGCCCAACGTGCGCTTCGTCTGCCACATGGATCTACCCAAGTCGCTGGAGGCCTACTACCAGGAGACCGGTCGCGCCGGTCGTGACGGTCTGCCGGCCGATGCCTGGATGGCTTACGGCCTGCAGGACGTGATCTTCCTCAAGCAGATGCTCAACAATTCCGAAGGCGATGAGCGCCACAAGCGCATCGAGCAGCACAAGCTCGACGCCATGCTCGCCCTGTGCGAAGAGACACGCTGCCGCCGTCAGGCGCTGCTGGCCTACTTCGATGAAGAATTACCCAACCCTTGCGGGCACTGCGACAACTGCATCGATGGCGTCGAGACCTGGGATGCCACCGAGCCTGCGCGCCAGGCGCTGTCGGCTGTCTATCGCAGCGGCCAGCGCTATGGTGTCGGCCATCTGGTGGATATTCTGCTCGGCCGAGACAACGAGAAAATTCGCGCCGCCGGCCATCAGCACCTGGCGGTGTTCGGCGTTGGCAAGGGCTTTTCCGAGGTCGAGTGGCGAACCCTGTTTCGCCAGTTGGTCGCCCGCGGTCTGGCCGATGTCGATCTGGACGGCTTTGGTGGTCTGCGTCTGAGTGAGACCTGCAGGCCGCTGCTGCGCGGTGAGGTCAGCCTGCAACTGCGCCGTGAGCCCAAGCCGGCGCAGGCGGCCAAGGCCTCCAGCAGCGCCGCCAGTCAACTGGTGCGTGGCCATGAGCGGGAAATGTGGGAGGCGCTGCGCAGTCTGCGCCGCAAGTTGGCCGAGGAACACAGCGTACCGCCGTACGTGATCTTCCCCGATGCCACGCTGCTGGAAATGTTGCGCAGCCAGCCCAGCTCGCTGAGCGATATGGCCGAGGTCAGCGGCGTTGGCGCGCGCAAGCTGGAGCGCTATGGCCAGGCCTTCCTGGAGGTACTCAATGGTAGCGGCGCGGATGACACGCCGGCGCCGGTGGCCGATCTGCGTCACGAGTTGGTCAGCCTGGCCCGCGCCGGAATGACACCCGCACAGATTGCCGGCCAGCTTAACTGCAGCGAGAAGAACGTTTACAGCCTGCTGGCCGAGGCCATCGGCCAGCAACAACTGACGCTGGAACAGGCGCTGGATCTTCCTGAGGAACTGCTGGGCGAGATTCAGGAGACCTTCCTCGACGGCGAGGGCGAGCTGCCGGCCGTGAGTGAAGTCGCGCCGCTGTTCGCCGGTCGCGTCGACGAGGCCGTGCTCTACTGCGTGCGTGCGGCGCTGCAGGCCGAGTTCGAGGTCTAA